The nucleotide sequence ACGCCGTCAACGCGTACAAGCTTCGCGGCCAGTTGCTGCTGGTGGTCGGAGAGCTCGATACGAACGTCGATCCCTCCTCGACGTTGCAGGTGGTCAACGCGCTCATCGAAGCCAACAAGAGCTTCGATCTGCTCTACATTCCAGGCGCGGGCCACGGACCTGGCGGAGACTACGGGGAGCGGAAGCGCTTCGACTTCTTCGTGCGACACCTGCTGGGCGTGACGCCACCTGCGTGGAACGAGATCGACGACCCAAAGCCTACCGAGACCACCTCTTCGGTCTCCTAAGAACAGACGCCACGCTTCACAAGCCTG is from Luteitalea sp. and encodes:
- a CDS encoding prolyl oligopeptidase family serine peptidase, which translates into the protein PGGLVSDRRVDHFPSGAPKQWMGWPIGPHYAESSNAVNAYKLRGQLLLVVGELDTNVDPSSTLQVVNALIEANKSFDLLYIPGAGHGPGGDYGERKRFDFFVRHLLGVTPPAWNEIDDPKPTETTSSVS